Proteins co-encoded in one Candidatus Abyssobacteria bacterium SURF_5 genomic window:
- a CDS encoding class I SAM-dependent methyltransferase, producing the protein MGLTRAGVMDSHILYKSLAKYYDKLNSHVDYEGEAKFVLEMAKKHGVRRHGSLLDVGCGTGNHLRLLRQHFDVIGVDANEGMLKIAREKLPQTPLSVMDMRTLQLNKRFQIIISMFGAITYNRNLEELSQTLLNFKNHLESGGIAIIDMEFCKEYWLEGKTWITTVIEDNFTLARIHTSTAEGDVFPYRPLFLINDNGRIDFQIDEHRLSIFRLRDVLEMLDEHGFRTTAYHGFSQTSWSEENPGRPVLVSSLPGL; encoded by the coding sequence ATGGGATTGACTCGGGCCGGCGTAATGGACTCACATATTCTGTATAAGAGTCTCGCAAAATATTATGACAAGTTGAACTCTCACGTTGATTATGAGGGCGAAGCGAAATTTGTCCTGGAGATGGCGAAGAAACATGGCGTCCGCCGGCACGGCAGCTTGCTCGACGTGGGCTGCGGAACCGGGAATCATCTTCGGCTTCTCAGGCAGCATTTCGACGTTATTGGAGTCGATGCCAATGAAGGAATGCTCAAAATAGCCAGAGAAAAGCTTCCGCAGACTCCGCTATCCGTCATGGACATGAGAACACTGCAACTCAATAAGAGATTCCAAATAATAATCAGCATGTTCGGCGCGATAACTTACAATCGGAATCTCGAAGAATTGTCGCAGACTCTTCTGAACTTCAAGAATCATCTCGAGTCTGGAGGAATAGCGATCATAGATATGGAGTTTTGTAAGGAGTACTGGCTCGAAGGAAAAACGTGGATCACGACCGTAATCGAAGACAACTTCACCCTTGCGCGGATACATACATCAACCGCTGAAGGAGATGTCTTTCCTTACCGGCCGCTCTTTTTGATCAACGATAATGGAAGGATCGATTTTCAAATCGATGAGCACAGACTCAGCATCTTCAGATTGCGAGATGTTCTGGAGATGCTGGACGAGCATGGATTCCGGACTACCGCTTACCATGGCTTCAGCCAGACCTCATGGAGCGAAGAAAACCCCGGCAGGCCGGTACTTGTTTCTTCGCTGCCGGGGCTATAG